In one Hymenobacter sp. DG25B genomic region, the following are encoded:
- a CDS encoding ComEC/Rec2 family competence protein, protein MITRAPYAFVRLTLALAAGIITYLYLGTWLPPLLAPWLSLVLLFGALQWWAARQPGRGATDAAGVLAILVVYVAGATLTQEATQSRRANHLYRFGAKIEFYRAIVDDYTVVRPATYATTVRVSAVRIKGKWQAAVGGIRVSIPRDSGVVTPQYGDVWLVRGAPAPSKPPLNPGEFDYRRYLEYHQVYHQQFIHPDQYRTLAHTPPNVLKAMSMRAARVLDGVFRQYVHAKREYALSSALVLGIKDEVDQETRQAYANTGTTHIMAVSGLQVGLLFALVTWLLTRFFGATPGFRYWSAGVGLAVIWSYAFLTGLSASVLRAAVMFTFIIIARTSGRQSNMYNTLAVAAFVLLCYDPFLLVDVGFQLSFLAVLSIVYLQPRIAAWLDFREKALDQLRPWQPRFLQQLWRGAGHSADWIWQATALSLAAQVATFPLGLFYFHQFPLTFLFSNLVAVPISSGAVYVGVLLLLLKGIVALLGLVVPAAASVLDWLPRLVAWVFEQMIWLFNEYIFWIGRAMPGALLTGIHVTAPQAWLIFACILALLAFLAVRKLSWLMVACALLGIFAGSRVWAAHRLAPDEQFVVYSIPRRSVCGFWRGASAEIVTADSLPLSETERTYRIVPGIIQREARRVRYYQGWQQAPLAAQAIGPGVQVLVWQGLRVALVAGRLDGYRQPVPVDVVVLRRNARVQAAEVAAMFGRQAPVVFDSSCKSWYIMRQDSLFQAAGIQVYDVASRGAFIVQPPR, encoded by the coding sequence ATGATAACGCGGGCACCTTATGCCTTTGTGCGATTAACGCTGGCGCTGGCTGCCGGCATTATCACCTACCTCTATCTGGGCACTTGGCTGCCGCCGCTGCTGGCCCCATGGCTGAGCCTGGTTCTGCTATTTGGCGCTTTGCAATGGTGGGCCGCCCGCCAACCGGGCCGGGGCGCTACCGATGCGGCCGGTGTGCTGGCGATACTGGTAGTGTATGTGGCCGGCGCTACCCTAACGCAGGAAGCCACCCAAAGCCGCCGGGCAAATCACCTCTACCGGTTCGGAGCTAAAATTGAGTTTTACCGCGCCATAGTAGACGACTATACCGTGGTGCGCCCGGCCACTTATGCTACCACCGTGCGGGTTTCGGCGGTGCGGATAAAGGGTAAATGGCAGGCGGCCGTGGGTGGCATCCGGGTATCCATTCCGCGCGACTCCGGCGTAGTAACCCCGCAGTACGGCGACGTCTGGCTGGTGCGTGGGGCGCCTGCACCCAGTAAGCCCCCGCTCAACCCCGGCGAATTCGACTACCGCCGATACCTGGAGTATCATCAGGTTTATCATCAGCAATTCATTCATCCTGATCAGTACCGCACGTTGGCGCACACGCCGCCCAATGTGCTAAAAGCCATGAGTATGCGGGCGGCCCGGGTGCTGGATGGCGTGTTTCGGCAGTATGTGCACGCTAAGCGTGAATATGCGCTGTCGTCGGCGCTGGTGCTGGGCATTAAGGATGAGGTGGATCAGGAAACCCGGCAGGCGTATGCCAATACGGGCACCACGCATATTATGGCTGTTTCGGGGCTGCAGGTGGGGTTATTGTTTGCCTTGGTCACGTGGCTGCTCACGCGGTTCTTTGGGGCTACGCCGGGTTTTCGGTACTGGTCGGCGGGCGTGGGGCTGGCGGTTATCTGGAGCTACGCGTTTCTCACGGGGCTCTCGGCCTCCGTGCTGCGGGCGGCCGTGATGTTCACTTTCATCATCATTGCCCGCACCTCGGGTCGGCAGAGCAATATGTATAACACGCTGGCTGTGGCCGCCTTCGTACTGCTTTGCTACGACCCTTTCCTGCTGGTAGATGTCGGTTTTCAACTCTCCTTCCTGGCCGTACTGAGCATTGTGTACCTGCAGCCGCGCATTGCGGCCTGGCTCGACTTTCGAGAGAAAGCCCTGGATCAGCTGCGCCCTTGGCAGCCGCGCTTTTTGCAGCAGCTGTGGCGCGGCGCCGGCCACAGCGCCGACTGGATCTGGCAGGCCACGGCCTTATCGTTGGCCGCGCAAGTGGCCACTTTCCCGCTGGGGTTGTTTTATTTTCATCAGTTTCCGCTCACCTTCCTGTTCTCCAATCTGGTAGCGGTACCTATTTCTTCCGGGGCGGTGTATGTGGGTGTGCTGCTGTTGCTGCTGAAGGGTATTGTGGCACTGCTCGGGCTAGTGGTGCCGGCTGCTGCCTCGGTACTCGACTGGCTTCCGCGGCTGGTGGCCTGGGTTTTTGAGCAGATGATCTGGCTGTTCAATGAATATATTTTCTGGATTGGCCGGGCCATGCCGGGCGCACTCCTTACTGGAATTCACGTAACCGCCCCGCAGGCCTGGCTTATTTTTGCCTGTATTCTGGCGCTGCTGGCCTTTTTGGCTGTGCGTAAATTGTCCTGGCTGATGGTAGCTTGTGCCCTGCTGGGCATATTTGCCGGCAGCCGGGTGTGGGCGGCTCACCGCCTGGCGCCCGATGAGCAGTTTGTGGTGTACAGCATTCCGCGCCGCTCGGTATGTGGTTTCTGGCGCGGTGCTTCGGCGGAAATCGTCACCGCCGACTCACTGCCGCTCTCCGAAACCGAACGCACCTACCGCATTGTGCCGGGTATTATTCAGCGCGAAGCGCGCCGGGTGCGGTACTATCAGGGCTGGCAGCAGGCGCCGCTGGCAGCGCAGGCCATCGGGCCGGGTGTGCAGGTGCTGGTGTGGCAGGGGTTGCGCGTGGCTCTGGTGGCGGGCCGTCTGGATGGCTACCGGCAGCCAGTGCCCGTAGATGTAGTAGTGCTGCGCCGGAATGCCCGCGTGCAGGCCGCGGAAGTAGCGGCCATGTTTGGGCGGCAGGCGCCCGTGGTGTTCGATTCTTCCTGTAAGTCCTGGTACATTATGCGGCAGGATTCGCTTTTTCAAGCGGCTGGTATTCAGGTATATGATGTGGCTTCCCGTGGAGCTTTCATCGTTCAGCCTCCCCGGTAA
- a CDS encoding enoyl-CoA hydratase/isomerase family protein → MDNLPTQELEALRYIQYECRDAIGYITLNRPDKRNALSADMVTELKLAFAAAEDDETCKVIVLRAAGEVFCAGADLAYIQELQGFGYTDNLADSTHLMQLFHQIYTLNKVVIGQVQGHALAGGCGLATICDFAFTVPEAKFGYTEVKIGFLPAIVSVFLLRKIGEARTKQLLLTGDIITADKAAEFGLVNFVVSREELADNVLRFARRLCTENSGQSMELTKEMLARIPEMPLEDSLLYAAQMNAEARGSQDCRRGIAAFLNKEKISWD, encoded by the coding sequence ATGGACAACTTGCCTACCCAAGAGTTAGAAGCGCTGCGCTACATTCAATATGAGTGCCGCGACGCTATCGGCTATATCACCCTGAACCGGCCCGACAAACGCAATGCGCTGAGCGCCGACATGGTGACGGAACTAAAGCTGGCCTTTGCGGCGGCGGAAGATGATGAGACCTGCAAAGTAATTGTGCTGCGGGCGGCCGGGGAGGTATTCTGCGCCGGCGCCGACCTGGCCTATATTCAGGAGCTGCAAGGCTTTGGCTACACTGATAACCTGGCCGACAGTACCCACCTGATGCAGCTCTTTCACCAGATCTATACCCTGAACAAAGTAGTAATTGGGCAGGTACAGGGCCACGCCCTGGCCGGCGGCTGCGGCTTGGCTACCATCTGCGACTTCGCTTTCACGGTGCCCGAAGCCAAATTTGGCTACACCGAGGTAAAAATTGGCTTCCTGCCGGCCATTGTAAGCGTATTTCTGCTGCGTAAAATAGGGGAGGCCCGCACCAAGCAGCTGCTGCTCACCGGCGACATCATTACGGCCGATAAAGCCGCCGAGTTTGGTCTCGTCAACTTTGTGGTGAGCCGGGAAGAGCTGGCCGATAACGTGCTCCGGTTTGCTCGCCGCCTGTGCACCGAAAATTCCGGGCAGAGCATGGAGCTGACCAAGGAAATGCTGGCTCGCATCCCGGAAATGCCCTTGGAGGATAGCCTGCTGTATGCGGCGCAAATGAATGCCGAAGCCCGGGGCTCGCAGGACTGCCGCCGCGGTATTGCCGCCTTCCTCAACAAGGAGAAAATTTCCTGGGATTAA
- a CDS encoding sterol desaturase family protein: protein MTTLAAVAVTTATFLGMEFVAWGMHKYVLHGPLWFLHRSHHVRHPHRFERNDFFFLFYGLLSMLFIIYGSPAKDWRFWVGTGIAAYGTVYFFVHDVLIHGRMRFWRKSRNTYLRALNMAHKMHHKATGRHGSEEFGMLWVSPKYYAMAWRRATQAPARAAHKERIR from the coding sequence ATGACAACGCTGGCAGCCGTAGCCGTTACCACAGCTACTTTTCTGGGAATGGAATTCGTGGCCTGGGGCATGCACAAATATGTGCTGCACGGGCCGTTGTGGTTTTTGCATCGTTCCCACCATGTGCGGCACCCGCACCGCTTTGAACGCAACGACTTCTTTTTCCTGTTTTATGGGTTGCTCTCCATGCTGTTTATCATCTATGGCTCGCCGGCCAAAGACTGGCGCTTTTGGGTGGGCACGGGCATTGCCGCCTATGGCACGGTGTATTTCTTTGTGCACGATGTGCTGATTCACGGGCGGATGCGCTTCTGGCGGAAGTCGCGCAATACCTATTTGCGAGCTTTAAATATGGCCCATAAAATGCATCATAAAGCTACTGGCCGGCATGGCTCCGAGGAGTTTGGAATGTTGTGGGTATCGCCTAAGTACTATGCTATGGCTTGGCGCCGGGCTACCCAGGCGCCAGCGCGTGCTGCTCATAAAGAAAGAATACGCTAG
- a CDS encoding MerR family transcriptional regulator, producing MGQFSISDLEQLSGIKAHTIRMWEQRYGILQPVRTATNIRTYCDDDLRRLLNVATMCARGHRISRVAQLNPDELNQAVISSHDDAHDYCQQVNSLLAAMLEMDERRLCFLLDSAIKELGFEEAILQVAYPFLQRIGVLWQAGSVNPAQEHLVTNLLRQKMMVAIDSLPPVQPAQARRWVLFLPEGEMHELALLFMNYALRFRGQHVLYLGQNLPVKDLRSVCETYNPHALCTVMTALPERDQVQDYIEQIHTLCPEVMLYLYGPLAQQESLRLPPNTVRMRLITDFLALAGRLCTCPQELVAS from the coding sequence GTGGGACAGTTTTCAATCAGCGACCTGGAACAGCTTTCCGGCATTAAGGCGCACACCATTCGGATGTGGGAGCAGCGCTATGGCATTCTGCAGCCCGTGCGTACGGCTACCAACATCCGTACGTATTGCGACGATGACCTGCGCCGCCTGCTGAACGTGGCCACTATGTGCGCCCGGGGCCACCGCATTTCGCGGGTGGCTCAGCTAAACCCCGATGAGCTCAACCAGGCCGTTATTTCCAGCCACGATGATGCCCACGACTACTGCCAGCAAGTAAACTCCCTGCTGGCGGCCATGCTGGAAATGGATGAGCGCCGCCTTTGCTTCCTGCTGGACAGCGCTATTAAGGAACTGGGCTTTGAAGAAGCCATTCTGCAGGTGGCCTATCCATTTTTGCAGCGCATAGGGGTGCTCTGGCAGGCAGGTTCCGTAAATCCGGCCCAGGAACACTTGGTTACCAATCTGCTGCGGCAGAAAATGATGGTGGCCATTGACAGCCTGCCTCCGGTGCAGCCGGCCCAGGCCCGGCGCTGGGTGCTGTTTTTGCCGGAAGGAGAAATGCACGAGCTGGCGCTGCTGTTTATGAACTATGCCCTGCGCTTTCGGGGGCAGCATGTGCTCTACCTGGGCCAGAACCTGCCGGTAAAAGACTTAAGGTCCGTGTGCGAAACCTATAATCCGCACGCACTGTGCACCGTAATGACGGCCCTGCCGGAGCGCGACCAGGTGCAGGATTACATAGAGCAGATTCATACGCTGTGTCCCGAGGTAATGCTGTATCTCTATGGTCCGCTGGCCCAGCAGGAAAGCCTGCGCCTGCCACCCAACACCGTCCGGATGCGCCTGATAACAGACTTTCTGGCGCTGGCCGGCCGTTTGTGCACCTGCCCGCAGGAACTGGTGGCTTCCTAA
- a CDS encoding sigma-70 family RNA polymerase sigma factor: MTSLEFTDQVQKISYSLKPVAMNLTRDADDAKDLVQETLLKALLNKDKFKAGTNLKAWLYTIMRNTFINNYNKITKRNSNIDSTDYFQYFNTDENYITHNGATSDFVVTDINEAIAGLSADYRTPFMMYYIGYKYLEIAEKLQIPIGTVKNRIHIARKELKDVLKVYAPGV; encoded by the coding sequence ATGACATCTCTGGAATTTACCGACCAAGTACAAAAGATTTCCTACTCTTTGAAGCCCGTGGCGATGAACCTGACCCGCGATGCTGACGATGCCAAGGATTTGGTGCAGGAAACTCTGCTGAAGGCGCTGCTGAACAAGGACAAGTTCAAAGCGGGCACCAACCTGAAGGCATGGTTGTACACCATCATGCGCAACACGTTTATCAACAACTACAATAAGATAACGAAGCGCAACAGCAATATTGATAGTACGGACTACTTCCAGTACTTCAATACCGATGAAAACTACATTACCCACAACGGCGCCACCAGCGACTTTGTGGTAACGGACATAAACGAAGCCATTGCCGGCCTATCGGCCGACTACCGGACACCGTTTATGATGTACTACATCGGGTATAAATACCTGGAAATAGCTGAGAAACTGCAAATTCCAATCGGGACCGTAAAAAATCGGATTCACATTGCCCGAAAAGAGCTAAAAGACGTATTGAAGGTATACGCCCCCGGCGTGTAG
- a CDS encoding phytoene desaturase family protein produces the protein MAKEVIVIGAGFAGLSAATSLAQRGYRVQILEKNEGPGGRARVFRAEGFTFDMGPSWYWMPDVFEQYFARFGRKVSDYYDLRRLDPSYQVIFKGPEAVDIPARMSVLRALFERYEPGSAARLDEFLRQAAYKYEVGISKFVHMPGRSLLEFADPRLLIDAVRLDLLQSMHKHVRKFFKDPRLLELVEFPILFLGATSQNTPALYSLMNYADLALGTWYPMGGMHKIVEGMVQLAREQGVTLEYNAPVQQIVVENGRATGVQTAAGFRPADVIVAGADYHHAEQHLLAPQWRHYDEAYWDKRTMAPSSLLFYLGVNKRLPKLRHHNLFFDEDFSLHAQEIYEQPQWPSKPLFYVSAPSQTDPSVAPEGCENLFLLIPVAPNLADPEETREHYYHLIMERLERHCGTSIRDAVVYKRSYAHQDFEQDYHSYKGNAYGLANTLRQTAILKPSLKSSKVSNLYFTGQLTVPGPGVPPSLISGQVVAKEVEKEN, from the coding sequence GTGGCAAAAGAAGTCATTGTAATTGGGGCCGGCTTTGCGGGCCTGTCGGCGGCTACCTCGCTGGCCCAGCGCGGCTACCGCGTGCAAATTCTGGAAAAGAATGAGGGCCCGGGTGGGAGGGCGCGGGTATTCCGGGCTGAGGGGTTCACCTTTGATATGGGTCCGAGCTGGTACTGGATGCCCGACGTATTTGAGCAGTACTTTGCCCGCTTTGGCCGGAAAGTATCCGATTATTATGACCTGCGCCGGCTGGATCCTTCCTACCAGGTAATTTTTAAAGGCCCGGAAGCCGTAGATATTCCGGCCCGGATGAGTGTGCTGCGGGCCTTGTTTGAGCGCTACGAGCCCGGCAGCGCCGCCCGCCTGGATGAGTTTCTGCGCCAGGCCGCTTATAAATATGAGGTCGGCATCAGCAAATTTGTGCACATGCCGGGCCGCTCCCTGCTGGAGTTTGCCGACCCACGCCTGCTGATAGATGCCGTGCGCCTGGATTTGCTGCAAAGCATGCACAAGCACGTGCGCAAGTTTTTTAAGGACCCACGCCTGCTGGAGCTGGTGGAATTTCCCATTCTTTTCCTGGGAGCTACTTCTCAGAATACGCCGGCCCTCTATTCCCTGATGAATTACGCCGACCTGGCCCTGGGCACTTGGTACCCCATGGGCGGCATGCACAAAATAGTGGAAGGCATGGTGCAGCTGGCCCGGGAGCAGGGCGTTACGCTGGAATATAATGCGCCGGTGCAGCAAATTGTAGTGGAAAACGGCCGCGCCACCGGCGTGCAAACCGCCGCCGGCTTCCGCCCCGCCGATGTAATAGTGGCCGGCGCCGACTACCACCACGCCGAGCAGCACCTGCTGGCTCCGCAGTGGCGCCACTACGATGAAGCTTATTGGGACAAGCGCACCATGGCGCCTTCTTCCCTGTTGTTTTATCTGGGCGTAAATAAGCGGCTACCCAAGCTGCGGCACCATAATCTGTTTTTCGACGAGGATTTCAGCCTGCACGCCCAGGAAATCTACGAACAGCCCCAGTGGCCCAGCAAGCCGTTGTTCTACGTATCGGCTCCATCCCAAACCGACCCTTCCGTGGCCCCCGAGGGCTGCGAGAACCTGTTTTTACTGATTCCGGTGGCTCCTAACTTAGCCGACCCGGAAGAAACCCGCGAGCATTACTACCACCTTATTATGGAGCGGCTGGAGCGCCATTGCGGCACCAGCATTCGGGATGCCGTGGTGTATAAGCGCAGCTATGCCCACCAGGATTTCGAGCAGGACTACCACAGCTACAAAGGCAACGCCTACGGCCTGGCCAATACCCTGCGCCAAACGGCCATTCTCAAGCCTTCGTTGAAAAGCAGCAAAGTGAGCAACCTGTATTTTACGGGCCAGCTCACGGTGCCGGGCCCTGGGGTGCCGCCCTCGCTCATTTCCGGGCAGGTAGTGGCCAAAGAAGTGGAGAAGGAGAATTAG
- a CDS encoding phytoene/squalene synthase family protein, giving the protein MDHVALFTETSRACSKLITNCYSTSFTLGIRTLDKRFHLPVYSVYGFVRWADEIVDTFHSYDKAALFADFKRQTYEALDLGLSLNPVLHAFQDVVHQYGIDREFIDAFLFSMEMDLDDRNYNQSLYEQYIYGSAEVVGLMCLRIFCEGDRAMFDRLREPARRLGSAFQKINFLRDIRSDYEERGRVYFPGVQYERFTDEVKREIEADIRADFDAGYAGIVQLPRAARLGVYLAYVYYLKLFHRIRQLPAAGILGQRVRVPDNTKLLLLLGSYFRYRLRAI; this is encoded by the coding sequence ATGGACCACGTTGCCCTTTTTACTGAAACCAGCCGGGCCTGCAGCAAGCTCATTACCAATTGCTACAGCACTTCTTTCACGCTGGGAATTCGCACGCTGGACAAGCGGTTTCACTTGCCGGTGTACTCCGTGTATGGCTTTGTGCGCTGGGCCGATGAAATTGTGGACACCTTCCATAGCTACGACAAGGCGGCCCTGTTTGCGGATTTCAAGCGCCAGACCTACGAGGCCCTGGACCTGGGCCTGAGCCTGAACCCGGTGTTGCACGCCTTTCAGGACGTGGTGCATCAGTACGGCATCGACAGAGAGTTTATTGATGCCTTTCTGTTCAGTATGGAAATGGACCTGGATGACCGCAACTACAACCAGTCCTTGTATGAGCAGTACATCTATGGCTCGGCGGAAGTAGTGGGACTCATGTGCCTGCGCATTTTCTGCGAGGGAGACCGGGCCATGTTCGACCGGCTGCGGGAGCCGGCCCGGCGGCTGGGCTCGGCCTTTCAAAAAATAAACTTCCTGCGGGATATCCGCTCTGATTATGAGGAGCGGGGCCGCGTGTACTTTCCCGGGGTGCAGTATGAGCGGTTTACCGACGAGGTGAAGCGCGAAATTGAGGCCGATATCCGGGCCGATTTTGATGCCGGCTACGCGGGCATTGTGCAGCTGCCGCGCGCCGCGCGCCTGGGCGTGTACCTGGCGTATGTGTACTACCTGAAGCTTTTTCACCGCATCCGGCAGCTGCCGGCGGCCGGCATTCTGGGCCAGCGGGTGCGGGTGCCCGATAACACGAAGCTGCTTTTGCTGCTGGGTTCGTACTTTCGCTACCGCCTTCGGGCCATCTAG
- a CDS encoding 4-hydroxy-3-methylbut-2-enyl diphosphate reductase, which translates to MPYHLSVRIDPNSGFCFGVIYAIQMAEDLLEEQGYLYCLGDIVHNDEEVERLKLRGLRIIDYEQLAALRDEAVLIRAHGEPPSTYQMAMENNLTLVDASCPVVLKLQNRIKTSYDRKEPIFIYGKHGHAEVRGLLGQTSGEAVVFENLEELLRHELPANITLYSQTTKSTDSFYRIKNELEQRGYQVNANDTICRQVSNRDKDLRKFAAQFDQIIFVSGTKSSNGKVLYHVCKETNPATHFISNVAELRPEWFQPGQSVGICGATSTPMWLMEQVRDALLAL; encoded by the coding sequence ATGCCGTACCACCTGAGCGTCCGTATCGACCCCAATTCTGGTTTTTGCTTCGGCGTGATCTATGCCATTCAGATGGCGGAAGATCTGCTGGAAGAACAGGGCTACCTGTATTGTCTGGGTGACATTGTGCACAACGACGAGGAGGTAGAGCGCCTGAAGCTGCGCGGCCTGCGCATCATTGATTATGAGCAGCTGGCTGCTCTGCGCGACGAAGCCGTGCTCATTCGGGCCCACGGCGAGCCGCCCAGCACCTACCAGATGGCCATGGAAAACAACCTCACGCTGGTAGATGCCTCCTGCCCGGTGGTGCTAAAGCTGCAAAACCGCATCAAAACCAGCTATGACCGGAAGGAGCCTATTTTCATCTACGGCAAGCACGGACACGCTGAGGTGCGCGGCCTATTGGGCCAGACCAGTGGTGAGGCTGTGGTGTTTGAAAACCTGGAAGAGCTGCTGCGGCATGAGCTGCCGGCCAACATTACGCTCTACAGCCAAACCACCAAAAGCACCGACTCCTTCTACCGCATCAAGAACGAGCTGGAGCAGCGCGGCTATCAGGTAAACGCCAACGACACCATTTGCCGCCAGGTAAGCAACCGCGACAAAGACCTGCGTAAGTTTGCGGCGCAGTTTGATCAGATAATCTTTGTCTCGGGCACGAAAAGCTCCAATGGCAAGGTGCTGTATCACGTCTGCAAGGAAACCAACCCGGCTACGCACTTTATTTCCAATGTAGCCGAGCTGCGGCCGGAGTGGTTTCAGCCCGGCCAGTCGGTAGGCATTTGCGGGGCCACCAGCACGCCTATGTGGCTAATGGAGCAAGTGCGCGACGCTCTGCTGGCGCTGTAA
- a CDS encoding fatty acid desaturase encodes MPLPAAVSAPRLKPAPLGYKGVAVALLILTCWVALLAYLLAFYRPNWQTPAPYLLLLVQTHLYTGLFITAHDAMHGVVSPNKRLNNAIGLLTAGLFAFNWFPGMLPKHHAHHRHVATPNDPDFHDGRHSGFLWWFGRFAWNYVTVGQVLLMAAAYNVLKLFFPMANVIAFWMVPAILATVQLFYFGTYLPHRGEHATSNPHKSRSQLRQHLWAFISCYFFGYHYEHHDQPYLPWWRLWQAKEANS; translated from the coding sequence ATGCCTCTGCCAGCCGCCGTTTCTGCTCCTCGCCTAAAGCCCGCGCCGCTGGGTTATAAGGGGGTGGCCGTGGCCCTGCTGATACTTACATGCTGGGTGGCGCTGCTCGCTTATCTGCTGGCTTTTTACCGCCCCAACTGGCAAACCCCGGCCCCCTACCTGCTTCTTTTAGTACAAACGCACCTCTATACCGGCCTGTTCATTACCGCGCACGATGCCATGCACGGCGTGGTAAGCCCCAACAAGCGCCTGAACAATGCCATTGGCCTGCTCACGGCCGGGCTTTTTGCCTTTAACTGGTTTCCCGGCATGCTGCCTAAGCACCATGCCCATCACCGCCACGTAGCCACCCCCAACGACCCCGATTTTCACGACGGGCGCCACTCTGGCTTCCTCTGGTGGTTTGGGCGCTTTGCCTGGAACTACGTTACCGTAGGGCAGGTATTGCTGATGGCCGCCGCCTATAACGTGCTGAAGCTGTTTTTCCCGATGGCCAATGTTATAGCCTTCTGGATGGTGCCGGCTATCTTGGCCACGGTGCAGCTGTTTTACTTTGGCACTTATCTGCCGCACCGCGGCGAGCATGCCACCTCCAACCCGCATAAGTCGCGGAGCCAGCTTCGCCAGCACCTGTGGGCCTTTATAAGCTGCTATTTTTTTGGATATCATTATGAGCACCACGACCAGCCCTATCTGCCATGGTGGCGTTTATGGCAGGCAAAAGAAGCAAATAGCTGA